A window from Culex pipiens pallens isolate TS chromosome 3, TS_CPP_V2, whole genome shotgun sequence encodes these proteins:
- the LOC120414314 gene encoding uncharacterized protein LOC120414314: MSVNQNTEVNTDVQEHFVMSQIFRKKKEQKSDEAKESDEEDDIDAWTYQPKRRTLEEIDGQQYVYGYMAKSLMKTKEWCGQYTYQIESSPDESATGKENYVEDLSRGVKMPTCQVKTCGATRSNPNVTLHQFPKNPAIRNRWLNFSHSREGPNLFICSRHFLPADYENILMTSSRRKLRKEAVPTIHDPIESDRSSRASVRNRKKLVADLLEEEEERSRKAASYQAMVAEVFAPFGPLDLLSPGGPKGKADLLSQTVAEPMDVADDMIEVRSGRINTSGCVSSALLGERDSDRRDVRPDRDNDDLLRLSSALLGERNSNRRDVRPDRDNDDLRRLYGTVVTTTKQRSKSSFSAASASTNHYPLPVSLTVEDESSPERNYSVLTSPISISAAPILEGYYSSLNRYELANSEPSSPESGAQEPTQGTGNNHHHYPSSSNNKTQSSSKTGGSTGQSSSLMSASANSNVVRTSQSEDHLHLESQTIEEPVVDMVANPVSQTVVETMAGTVAEPMELIGKTVFDLMENTVPSQFELFSPDLNSTAREKSGFPSSLPQAEPGFVQVKRGTITKIKKENFGLRGIIRSLRAQLKAKDQIIGSLSCQNKQKSNEIQQLRNQHAQCAAVLEHRIREAIDGAFGLLFTKNQTDLILGRKKKVKWTDEEIMLAFALRYSEIFVRTPRTEIFCNVKVHKIRLSHPSYSEQFPDLPTFNKS, translated from the exons ATGAGTGTAAATCAAAACACCGAAGTCAACACGGACGTGCAAGAACATTTCGTGATGTCGCAAATTTTTCGTAAGAAGAAGGAGCAGAAGTCTGACGAAGCTAAAGAGTCAGACGAAGAAGATGACATCGATGCCTGGACGTACCAACCGAAGAGGCGTACCTTGGAAGAGATTGACGGTCAACAGTACGTGTACGGGTATATGGCCAAATCCCTGATGAAGACCAAAGAGTGGTGCGGCCAATACACCTATCAGATTGAGAGTTCCCCGGACGAATCGGCCACCGGCAAGGAAAACTACGTGGAAGATCTTTCGCGAGGCG TTAAAATGCCGACCTGCCAGGTCAAAACATGTGGGGCGACGCGAAGCAACCCGAACGTCACGTTGCACCAGTTTCCGAAAAATCCAGCTATCCGGAATCGGTGGCTGAATTTTTCTCACAGCCGAGAAGGaccaaatttgtttatttgttcgaGACATTTTTTACCTGCGgattatgaaaatattcttaTGACGAGCTCAAGGAGGAAGCTCCGGAAGGAAG cTGTGCCAACAATCCATGATCCGATCGAGTCAGATCGGTCAAGCAGAGCTTCGGTTAGGAACCGCAAAAAGCTGGTCGCCGATCTGCTGGAAGAGGAGGAGGAACGGAGCCGTAAAGCGGCCAGCTATCAAGCGATGGTGGCGGAAGTTTTTGCGCCGTTCGGACCGTTAGATTTATTATCTCCCGGTGGACCAAAGGGGAAGGCAGATCTGTTAAGCCAAACGGTGGCGGAACCGATGGACGTGGCTGACGATATGATCGAAGTGCGGAGCGGCCGGATAAACACTAGTGGCTGTGTGTCGTCTGCGCTGCTCGGTGAACGTGATTCCGACAGGCGCGACGTGCGACCGGACCGAGACAACGACGACCTTCTTCGGTTGTCGTCTGCGCTGCTCGGTGAACGTAATTCCAACAGGCGCGACGTGCGACCGGACCGAGACAACGACGACCTTCGTCGGTTGTACGGCACCGTTGTCACCACCACCAAGCAACGCAGCAAATCTTCTTTCTCAGCCGCATCCGCTTCCACCAACCACTATCCGCTTCCAGTTTCACTAACTGTTGAAGATGAAAGCTCTCCCGAAAGGAACTATTCTGTGCTAACATCACCAATCTCCATCTCGGCGGCCCCAATCCTCGAAGGTTACTACTCGTCTCTCAACCGCTACGAACTCGCCAACTCGGAGCCTTCAAGTCCGGAATCGGGCGCTCAGGAACCAACCCAAGGAACCGGAAACAATCATCATCATTACCCCAGCAGTAGCAACAACAAGACCCAATCGTCGTCGAAAACTGGAGGAAGTACTGGCCAAAGTTCCAGTCTCATGAGTGCCAGTGCCAACAGCAACGTCGTCCGGACGAGCCAGTCCGAAGACCATCTGCACCTGGAAAGTCAAACGATAGAAGAACCGGTGGTCGACATGGTGGCGAATCCGGTGAGCCAAACGGTGGTGGAAACGATGGCCGGAACGGTAGCGGAACCGATGGAACTGATAGGAAAAACGGTGTTCGACTTGATGGAGAACACTGTTCCGTCTcaatttgaacttttcagtcCAGATTTGAACAGTACTGCGCGGGAAAAGAGCGGGTTTCCGTCGAGTTTGCCACAGGCCGAACCAGGCTTCGTCCAAGTGAAGCGAGGAACGATAACGAaaatcaaaaaggaaaatttcgGTCTTCGAGGGATTATTCGTTCCTTGCGAGCCCAG ctAAAGGCGAAAGATCAGATCATTGGGTCGCTATCTTGTcagaataaacaaaaatcgaaCGAGATACAACAACTCCGAAACCAGCACGCTCAATGCGCAGCCGTTCTAGAGCATCGTATCAGGGAGGCCATTGACGGAGCCTTTGGTTTGCTTTTTACTAAAAATCAAACTGACCTGATCCTTGGGCGAAAGAAGAAGGTCAAATGGACCGATGAAGAAATTATGTTGGCCTTCGCACTGAGGTACAgtgaaatatttgtccgtaccccccgtacggaaattttttgtaatgtaaaagtacataaaattcgactaagtcatccctcatattcggaacagtttccAGATCTGCCaacgttcaacaaatcatag